The Anas acuta chromosome 1, bAnaAcu1.1, whole genome shotgun sequence genome segment GGGACAAAGAGGACGGGAGAAAACCTGCGTGAGAAGGTTAATTCAGCCCAGCAAGTCTCTGCAAGCCCAAGCTCCCATTCCTCAGCTCTCTGGGGCTGAGCCCCTGTTTTGGGGAGCACGTGAGCGGGAAGGGCAGACGCTGTGTCTGGCTTGGGGAGCTCCCATAGCCAGGAGGGAATTCCAGTCTGCCCAGTAACAGCACGCACGCTCCAACTGGTCCAGTGGCTCAAAGCTaggggagaagaaaatgtgaCTTCTCCTTGATACCGCACTGGCTGTAATTAAAGCTGAAGGAGCTTGATTGCTGTTCTGCACGCAGCCTCCCCATCAGACTGATTAGCGTTCGGCGGTCTCTGCTTCCAGCTTTTCACCTTAATTAATGATTACTTGCTTATATTTTCTTCCCTACTTCTCATCACCCGGGCTGATGAGCTTGGCTTTAACCCTCTCAGGGCTGGCTGCACCTGGGCAGTGGCTGAGCGCAGCTCAGTGGGGTGGTGAGGGCAGGCTGGGCAGCTGCCTCTGCCATAAAATCAGGCAAGGGACAGCTTTGGGGTGAGGTGACAGTCGTGGACAGCATGTCCTAGTGGTTTTGTGCTGCTCCTGGTACGTGGGCCTTTCCCTGATGAGCCCGTTAGCTGTAGGAAACTCTGCTTATTTGCTTTTGGGTTTAGCCGCCTGTCTTCTGGTTCCTAATCCGTGACCAGGCTTAGCAGGCTGCCAGCTGATTATTTCAGCTCTTCTGCAAGCCACATGGTATCTTCCCCTCTCAgagctttcagaagaaaaaaaaaaaagagagagagaaaacaacagaTGAGTGCTATTTGCTGCATCTCCTTCATCAGCCTCCTAATCAAAACTGCTGGCTCTTCCACGGAGCCATCCCCTGGGCCCTGGGGCTCGGGGCCGCTCTCCCACACTGGCTGGGTGCAGTGCACGAGGAAAGCATCTTTCCGCCAGTACCTTTCCATGACGGAGGAGATGAAATCCAGCTTGCTCGCTGAACGAGCCGAGGAAGCAGCTGAAAGGGTGGAAGGTTTGCTGGAGATGCTTCACGGGGCTTCCTTAGCAGCACGGAGGATCATTAGCATGATGGATTTGGAAAGGTAAAAGCGGAGGCAGTAATGGTGTTCAGATGTGGGCTCGATACCCTGGAGTTTAATTATTTCAAGtgctgaaaagtgaaaaaggtAGCAGCTTCCCGATGCTCACGCGTTACCGCAGCACACGCTTCGTGTTCGCTAGCATGGCTGAGTGGCTGCTTCAGAGCAAGGCCTTTTGCTTGGAAACATCCACGCGGCTTTGCTGGGAGGCTTCGTACTCCAGAGGAGCCAGATCCTCAGCCTGGCTGGTTTTGTGTCTTACAAGCACTTCACGCGGTGCTGAGGGGCTGCTGAGGTCGCTGCGGAGCCGTGCGCTGGATGGAGAGGGGAATTAATTCAAGTGCATTTGGAGGTACAGCGGTGAGGGGGGAGCAGGGCTTTGGGTCAGGTTCTGTCTGCCAGagcctgctggcagcctggCGCCACGGccctgaggaggaggatgggcaCTGCCACTCGAGGAAGGCCTGAAATGTGGTGCTTGGCAGTGTAATgcaagggaaaaggggagatgGACTGAGATTAATGgcaaaataaacagcagagTGAAGCCCTGTGCTGTTGTTTTCATCATTACCGTAGCAGACACCTCTGTGGGAAGCTGCCACCAACCTCACACCTCCGGGCTGCGCAGGCAAATCCATGGCCAGGGTGCGAGGGCAGGGGGAAAAGCTGCTGGGTGAGGCTCAAAACGTTGTGccaggagcagaaggaaaagcagatggAGCCcgggagcagctcccagcacagcgtGAAGCCACGCTCGCTTTTTCCCCCAGACcctcttctttccctccccagcacctgaCTCCCTGCTGAGACAGAGCTGCGGAGCACAAACAGCTGACCCAACAAATGGTGTGGGGTGATTCCtctcttatttttctccccGCTGGAAATCAGATCccattttctttatctgttttcactgaagcagcagcaaagccagcGCTGAGGCTGCTCTTCGCTGCCTCAGCTCATTGTGCCAGCCTCCAGGGGCCCGCCAGCGCTGCCTCACCTCCCGCGGAGGCGGCAGTGCTGCGAGAGGCAAGGCAAAAACACTcctgggtggctgcagcaccctCACCTTTCCACTCCAAGCACAGAGCGAGGAGCACTTACGGAAAAGCTCCAGCACCAGGCAAAATGAAGGCCTGAAGAGCTTTAGACAACGAGGTCCTGAGTGCTCGGGCTAAAAGCTCAGTGCTAGATCTCCGCTAAGCGAATTCCCTGTTGGGTGGAAAGCTTTCGAGCGGCGTCTGGTTTGCAGACACCATCAGCAGCCAAGGTAACTGCAGCGATAAGAGCACCTCATCCACCCGCTCGGCGGGTAAACCTAATGGTCTCCTCAGCAACAAGGCTGTTGAGCGCAGAAGCGGTGGCGGCCGGGTGAACGTGGCCACCAAGCTGAGGTGGGAGGAAGCACGGTGGGGACAGGCAGGACACGCGGGTCACCCGCTCCTCTCGCAGGGACCTCTTGGTGAAGCCTCTGCCCTGCCCGACGTCCTCCCTAGCACCCAATTAATCCCTTCGCCCTCTCCGCAGCACAGCCGTGTACCTTGGTCTGCAAACAGACGGCTGTTTGAAGTCAAACAGTTTCGTGTTGCCGCTTCTGATTTCAATACCAGGTTCGATAGCGGCAGTTGCAGAGCCTGGCGCTGCGCCTGGGGCCTGGAACAGAGGTAAAGAGGGATGAGCCGCTCcgaaaaaaaaaggagccccAAAAAAAAGGCCAACGGGATTTTATTGAAGTTCAACATACAAAAAGGTCAGATTGTCTCCCACCCTTCCCATCCAGCATTCCCTAACCAAGTAACCTTATTCACAGTGAtggctccagccctgccacaACGCTGTCCTAACCGTGGCTTCCAGCACCAACGCGTGACCCCATCTAAAAGCTCTGCGTGTTCTGGTATCTCAGCTCGGAGCTCCGGCTGCCCTTTTCCTAGACAGGAGGCCAGATGttagagaaaatgttttccagtagCAGGAAACACAAAAGTCAGTTGCAGTGGGTTTGTGTCGGTTTTGATTTTTTACAGCGTGGCTGCCTAAAACCGCACTAACATTGAGTCAGCCCCTAATCCTTATCTTTGCACCGGGGCAACCCTGACCCACGAACTGCCTACCTGGGTAACTTTCACAAGTGATTCGTTAATTTAAGCATTAACTTTCAGCAGTGCTTTATAAACCATGCCCGGAGGAAGCTGTTAGTTTGCTTAAAAGCTTCGTATCCCATTCCTAACCGGCCCGATTCTCTCTGCCCTCTGTCTGCAGGCCCTGGGGACAGTCAGGATTAAGCTTGGCTGCGCGTTTCTGAAGGCGGTGTGTTTGCTCAGCTGCTACCATGCAGAATAAAGTGCATGTCATTCTcccagcacaaagccttctGCTGTCCGGGGCGCCCGCTTCCCACCCCCCATGCTGTTTGGTGCTGCGGTGGTGGCAGAAgatgcctgctgcaggcagctctgtgaCGGTGGCCAGCAGCGAGCTGGGCTGGCTGGTGACTGCTCGTGGCATCAGCCACCGCCTGCGTTGAGCTGAAGTGCTTAGGACAAGGCAGAATACCTCCGAGAGGGGTATCCTATTCAGTTCCAGCCCCTCTGATCCAAAGAACgactcttcttttgttttttttttttcttctcctaaagTCTCAGCAGCAGAACTCTGCTGTCCAAATCCCGCTGCCTCCCCGTGAGGCAACCGTGGGGCCACGGGGACAGTCTGAGCACCAGCCAGAGCGCGGATCCGGCAGGAAGAGCCGGGGCAAAAACGTTCATTCATCAGCCTGCGAAGTCTGCGCCTTCTTCTCTGAGGCTTCTCCTCCTGGGCCAGCAGCCCCGTTACCTCTTCTCCATCTTCTGCATCTGCAGGCTGAGCGACGTGAAGCTGGCGAGGAGGTCCGTAACCTCATCCACCTGCCAGAAGAACACAGCTGGACATcaggcagaggaaagcagcCTCAGGAGGCTGATGCTTGACCTCCAGCCCGTCTAACCAGCCCTTAAAATAGAAGTGCGTTGCTGCATTACTCAAAACTCAACAGGGAACATCATGGCCACGGCCTCTAAGCTCGAGGGCCAATCCTTTGTACcagaaaaaagagaagcaaacaaaataaaaccaaccaaacGGGCAAAACAAAGGCACCCTGTGCGTTTGTGCTGCCTCCTGACCTTAAAACGCCTGTGCACTCGGCACATCTGGTGTCcagcttctctgcagagctgctggacaCCCTGATGCTTTCTGCATCCTGAATTCCAGCTGAAGGAGTCCCACAAGTCCCCACGTAACTCGGCCACGTCACCCAGAGCGAGCGAGAACACGTCCACAAGCCTGTCTTTAAAGCTGCCTGGCTCACGTAGCAGCTCTTGAACGCAGAAGCCACAGCGTGAGCAGGTGAGTCACCCAGCGCTGCCTACCTGCTCCTTTGTGCTGGTCATCTGTAACTTGGAGCAGAGGTCGTCCAGCTGTTCCTTCTGCTCATGCCTCCCCAGGCGGTCCAGGTATTCCCGCAACATCTGAATGATCTGAAACGCACGGGCAGAAGAGGCGAACATCAGACAGCCCCGTCAGGCTGGGACGTTTTTGCAGGAAGAAGTTGAAATTTTACAATTCAGAGCAGCgggtggaaaaaggaaggtCTCCGGAAACGGAAGGAAAAAGCCAAACTCTCCCCAGAGCAGCTAAAAGACTAGAAAAAGACTTTTGACTTTAAAACAGCTGTTCAATATGTGAGCTATAGCACGCAGGAGGCTGCCAGCGGCTGCAGCACCTCACAGGGACGTGGGAGCATTTCCTTTACCTGTTTCACTTCGAGGCGAACGGCCTCCAGGCTGTGGGAGAGCCCTTCCTGCAGGATGTTGAGCTTGGATTTAGCGAGGTGCAGCGGGGTTCTGCCAGCCCGATCCAAGGCGTCGACTCTGGCCCCTGCAGGAGCAAGGAGAGAAAGCGAGGGCTGTCTTAAAGACTGGGGAACGCCAGCAAGGCAGGGGGAGGCTGTAACTGTTCGAGAGGAAACGTTACCTCCGCGCAGCAGCGTGGTGATGACGGGAACGTGGTtggtgcaggcagctggggagggaaaacaCAGGACACACAGCTCAGAGGTAGCAGCAAACAGCAAGATTTCTGCTCAGGTGTGCAGCTCGCCACTTTCCCGAGGCTCTTTGCCATGAGAAAGGGCCCCACTGTTAAGTGTCATCCCATGCTCAAGCCTGGGTGCTCTCTCTGGGACAAATCTTGGGgccagcagaggcaggggaatGGATTTTCTCTAAATCCAACCCGACGCCCTCATGAGGGATGAGGGGATTGAAAAGAATCCCTCTGAAGTTCTTCAAGCTGGGGATGCGTGCCGTGATGCACAGGAAAGaagatgcaaaggaaaaagagcaaTGCAGAGCTCACCTCACCTCCCCGCACgcagagctgagctgtgtgGCACTTACCCAGGTGTAAGGGAGTGTTCCCCAGCCCGTCCCTCTGGTTTGGGTCAGCGCCGTGGTCCAGAAGCAGTTGCACTGGAAGCAGTGACACAGAGCGATGTCAGTCCCTTCCCTCCGCCCCGCTGACTGCACCTCGCTGCTGAAAGAAGCCTCGTTTGGCAGCACACGGCGTGCCACCGCTCCGCAGCTGCGTTAGGggtgcttctctcagctcgcCAGCTCCCTCACTCCCAGAGAAGAAGGACTGGGGCTAAGGACATCCTACaaccagcacagccccacagctgggagctgctgctgctcccaccccagctACTAGGAGGACTGCAAGTCCCAGAGCTGGAATTCAGCTGGCAGCTGTGCCATAAAACAGGCAGAATCGGCAATTTCCGTTATGTGCTGCATCAAAAGGAAGAACACCCCCCTCCCAAagcgccccctccccactcACCGATGTGGTCGTTGCCGTTGCAGGAGGCGAAGTGCAGGGCTGTCCGGCCTTTGTCGTCCGCGGCGCAGGGGTCGGCTCCATCCTCCAGGAGTTGCTGCACTGACAGCgccaaggaggaggaggtaaGTTGCAGGGGCACCCGATCACAAAGGGGTGACGCCACCCGCTCCTCTGCAGCTAAATGTGGACTTTGCACGCCGTGAGCCAGCTCCAGCAAGCATCCAGGCTCAGCAGAACCAGCAACACGCCCTCCATCCCTTGTTACAGCCTTCGTCAGCTCCCAAAACCGCCTTAAAAGCCAAGTCAACGGCTGTAATGGCTAACGCTCAAGATCCACCTAGCCAAATATTCAGGCTCCAAGAACAATCAGCAACAAATGGAGTATACAAAGATGCCAAGGATGCCAGGCTAGCTCTCACAGCCTTGAGTCATCTGTATCTCAGGTGCTTCCCAAGCCAGAAATAGCAACGTGTGGTCAGCAGCCCTCCACGGGCTGTTCACGGATTTCTGCAGTCGTGTTTTGCGTCTGCATGAACTCTGCCCATCGGCGTGGACCCGCGATGGGAAGTTTCACAGTGTAACCCCGCCCAGCGAGGAAAAACTACCTCTCCACATCTGTTTTGAACAGGTCACTTCCTGGGttcacctgcagctcctggttttTGCCCTAGGAGTGGCGGTACGAATATATTGCTAAGAGATGTATGGAAGTGAGCTAACgaacagccccagcagcttTATCATCAGCTCCTTGCGGTTGTTCCCCTCGCTCTtccacccagcagagctgcctgcttttCCTCGAGCTGTGGGAACACCGCAGGATTATAAAGAGGGGTATCCACGTATCAAACACAGGCacagaatgaaacaaacagGATTTTCATGCAGCCTGACCCTTTCAGCCTCCATTTTGACCTGCTGACTGAACCCAAGCCGCATCCCTCCAGCCCTGACAGCGCTTGCAGCTGCCTGTACCCATCCCTTTGTGGCACCTTTTACACCGCCGCCTCACCTGTATCCAAATCGTTCCCGTTGGCGGCTTCCCGCAGCCTCTTCAGCGCTGTGGAGAGAAGCCGGCCGTTACCCTGCAGGCCcaattggggagggggggtgctgagggtcgtgtccccccccccagcccggcctcCCCCCCTCACCGTGGCTCTCCTTGCCCGTAGGCCCCAGGCGGCGGTGCAGGCGGGCAGCCCTGCGCAGGCGGCGGGCCGGGATCTTGCCGGCGGGTTCATCCCGCTGCCACAGGACGTGCAGGCAGCCCAGcgggccgccccccgccgccgccatggccgggcctggccccgctgccggccctgaggcgccgccgccgccgccgccctcctCCATCGCCTCACGGGCCGCCGAGGGGCGGGACTAgcgcgttgccatggcaacggcgcGGCTCGACCAATCGGAGGCGCGGCAGCGGGGAGGCGGGAGCTGCGGGGGGATGATGGGCAGGTGGCGCATCCAATCAGAGAGGAAAGATTGAAGACGGGCAGTTGGCTCAACCAATCGGAGCGCGCGCTGCCTGTCGCCTCAGCCGGGCTGCGCGGCCTTGTCGCTCCTTCCTGCCGCGCCGCCAACATGGCCTACCCGGGGGAGGACTACGACAACGATgtgagggggctgggggggggccgaATCCGAATCCGAATCCGGATTGAGATTAGGATTGGGTTTGGGATTCTAATCCGGATCCGTAACCTCTCTCCCGCAGGCCGCCTACGACCCGTACGCCTACTCGGCCGACTACGACCTGCACACGGGTGGgtacggggctgggggggggtgcaggccctggggggggtccccacagCTCCCCCTGACCGCGCTCTGTGCCCCTCGCAGGGGACCCGAAGCAGGACCTGGCCTACGAGCGGCAGTACGAGCAGCAGACCTACCAGGTGATCCCCGAGGTGATCAAGAACTTCATCCAGTACTTCCACAAGACCGTGTCGGATCTCATCGACCAGAAGGTGTACGAGCTGCAGGCCAGCCGCGTCTCCAGCGATGTCATCGACCAGAAGGTCTACGAGATACAGGATATCTACGAGAACAGGTACAGCCCGGCTGGATCGGCCCCACAAACGGGGTCAAATCACTCCCAGCTTGTAAAAGGAG includes the following:
- the ANKRD54 gene encoding ankyrin repeat domain-containing protein 54 — its product is MEEGGGGGGASGPAAGPGPAMAAAGGGPLGCLHVLWQRDEPAGKIPARRLRRAARLHRRLGPTGKESHALKRLREAANGNDLDTVQQLLEDGADPCAADDKGRTALHFASCNGNDHIVQLLLDHGADPNQRDGLGNTPLHLAACTNHVPVITTLLRGGARVDALDRAGRTPLHLAKSKLNILQEGLSHSLEAVRLEVKQIIQMLREYLDRLGRHEQKEQLDDLCSKLQMTSTKEQVDEVTDLLASFTSLSLQMQKMEKR